The stretch of DNA GAGTGAGTAGGCTAGATGAGGAGGCTGGTAAGTGGGTTGAGGTCAGTGATTTGGGAGACCGTGTCTTGTTTATTGGACACTTTGGAAATGTCTGCTGCTCGGCTAAGGAGCTTCCTGATGGCTGTCTTGTGACTGGGAACTCAATTTTGTTCACCAATGCAGGCGATCTAACTTTTGCCTATGAATATGGAGTACATACTGGAAGGCCCGAAGACGAACTCAATATTTGGAGATTCTCAAGAGAGAACCGTGTGATGGTCCTCGAGACATCTTCGGTTGTAGCTCTTCGAGTTGAGTGCGAAACTGAAAATACCGCTTTGGATACATGAGACATactgttggttttgtttttattagaaTCACAAGCAACCTTATCCTTCGATTCGATATtaggtttatatatttttatctagTGTAGCTTGATATTTTGAAGACTAGATCAATCGTATTTAagttttattgtgtttttgCGAGAGTATCCCCACAACAACCTTGTCAACACCACACAGCCATGTCTCTTGAAATCTAAAAGCTGCATTAGCCCGGCTGAGTACTTGGTATCACATGGTCATGTTTTTTTACCAGTACTCTTCCAAGTCGCCAAAAGCTTTTGAAAGAAGTAAATTATATGTCTCAACCTGCAGCAGATGTTCCAAGCCACTTTCATGGCTACAATTATGAAAAACTGTACAATGCAAGGTAATAAAACTGGTCATGTATGTATCATATTGATGACTTGGAGGCTTGGAGCCAAATTTAGACCACACAGAAATGAAATAAGCTGTAggtatttatttttactttgaaGACATGTAGGAAGTGTGATAAAGCATTCTTGTAGTGGCGTGCAACTTAAATTACACACACATAGTGGTACAACCACTTAGGAGGTTTTTAGGATCAATGCTAAGTGTTTAGGAAGTATTTTGGACAAAAGATTATGTAAGGATATAAGAAAGATCTTTATACAAAGGGATAAACTTTATTATTGAAACACTCAAAGGGATTACAAGAACTCTTAAGACTCTTACTCAAACTCACTCACTCTAGCTTGTGTGAAACTCTTCACCAAGTCTTGGTATTTATAATACAAGTCTTAGGGAATATTACATAGAATATTCCTTAAGCTTTATTTCacaaccctccatttattcaactctctattttattttacaactcTCCATTTATTCAACTTTCTCACAACCATCTACTTCACTatcatatactccctccgttttatattacttgtcgtttaaggttgtttcacacagattaagaaaaccattaaattttctgttttatccctttttaatatattttctaatttttttattggtcaaaacattaataaagttggatagaattgaaatttttaccaaacatttgcattggaaatctaaaacgacaagtattaggaaacaaaaatttatctctagaatgacaagtaataaaaaacTGAGGGAGTAACACATAATTATTACTTATTCCCCCTGTCTCCAAAAGAGAGGCGACGTCTATCTTATTCGTTGTACTGAAGCTAATCTAGTGGGAGGTTCCTGTTAGGCTCTGTTTCGACTGAGGAAACATGTTATAGGTATGGTTAATCGTCTTTTCACTTCTACATAATTGATTTATTGAGAAATTTATGATTGTTATTATAAAAGCATGTAAAGTGCATAAGTTTTCCTCAACTAAGccttatatagagaaaaagtCAACAGTATATGTTTTGAAACAAAGTTAATCATtactagttttttattttttttaaaagctctCGGGTTCACTAGTGGGAAACCAAAGAGTCtctagttaaaaataaaaataagtctcgacatttataattttgtgtttactACACTCTTTACCCCTTTGAGATTGCAGTGTGAAGTCTAAGAGAGATTTAGAAGCTTTGATAATGGCGAATCAACATTTCTTCAAGCCTCTTCTTCCTGGCTTTCACAGCCATTTGGTAATATTTCTCTCTTACTCTTTCCCTTCTTCTATCTCTGTCTATGTCTCTGTCTTTTGAGAAGCTCATTGAGCATAATGTGTCTGTTATGTATTTGCATGTTGTTTCAGACAATTCCTGTGGCTTTCTTCTTGAAGAATGTACAAGGAAGAAATGAGCAGAAGACGGCCGAGTTAAGATCAGACGCATCCAAAATAATCTGGAAAGTGAAAATAGATGGCCAAAGACTCACAAACGGTTGGAAAGAGTTTGCTCTCGCACATGCTCTTCGCATAGGCGACATCCTTGTTTTCAAACAAGAGCGAGACATGAGTTTTCACGTGATAATTTTGGGACCTAGTTGTTGTCCGATTCAATATGTGTCTTCTTTAAACAACCAGAACAATCTCGGTCAGTTGTGTTCATTTGCCTCTCTAACTGATATATTGAAGAAATGTGCTCATATAGTGGAATATGAATCCGTAAGTATTATATAAAAGATAGAGAGTCTCTTCTTTAGTCTAATACTAGTTGGATGTAGTCTCTTCTTTTTCAGGgaagattcaaagaaaaaaggaaaaagcagAGTCGTCATTAGATCTATCTTGTTTTGTGGCTAATGTCACGCCTTCAAATCTACGCTATGACTCACTGGTATTCtaactctttaatttttttgaacacCAAAAGAAACTATTATAGTAGGTTTGTATCTTGTTTTAGGGTATGAATTAGATTCAAACTCATGTTTGTATTGTAATGAAATTTCCAGACTCTTCCAATGAGTTTTGTGAGAGCAAATGGTCTAGACAGAAGATGTGGAGAGATAATTCTGATGAACGAAAAGGGCAGATCATGGAGTGTAAGTTTGAAACGAAGATCATGCGGAACTACTTACATCAGAGGAGGAGGATGGAGAAGTTTTTGTCAAGCTAATGGACTTAGAGCTGGAGATTTCTCAAGTTTCAAACTGATCCAAAGAGGTGGAACTCTTGGTTTACGGATATCCCCTggagagatagaagaagaagattgcttATCAGAAGGAAATGTAGTGAAGAGTAGATCGATAtggaaagcttcttcttcagaatctCAAAACCGTTTTGTGACAGTAACCCTTACGCCTTACAACATCAGAGAATCTAAACTGGTTAGTCTCATCACCAAAccattaattttcttttttacagaATTCTTCATCCTTATCTCACCCTCGTTTGAATCTCTCGCAGACGCTTCCAATACCTTTCACAAAGGTGAATGGATTACAAAAGGCAAAGAAGATGAGTTTCTTGGATAAACACGGCGTGAAGTGGTCTACCAAAATGTGTTTTGAGGTGGAACGTAACAGAATGGGATTGGCAGGAGGTTGGAAAGAGTTTTGCAATGCTAACGGTGTGAAGATAGGAGAATCAATCATCCTGGAGCTGGTTTGGGGAGCAGACAGAAGCTCTGTTCTTAAGTTTTGTTCCAAGGTGAAACAAGAGACCAACTGAAAATGTGCCTAAATCAATGTTTTAACTAGTGACAATGTCCAATTCTAGAAGTGAAGAAGTCACtgtatgttgttttttgttgtgaGGATATGTAGACATTCTGGTGGCTACTTGTAACTTTTTTGGATGCATACTCTGTCTAATGCTGATGGTCATCTGGTGACTTCTTTTTTACCATAAGCCCAACTCTTCTTCTATTAAGGCCCAAATTCCGGAATGAAGCCCGTTGTGTCAACCCGACCCGACTAGTCAAAttggtaaaaagaaaatttcctCCTGGAAACAAATTTTACTTCCCCAGATCCGAAAATATTTGGGAGAAGATGGTTTCGTTTCTGACTTtttcaaccttcttcttctgtgtCTCTGTAATTATTTAGGGTTCTTAACACTTAATCCAGGTTTTGGGTACGTACTCTTTCTCCACCTTCAATTCTGGAATTAGACTAAATTCTCTaatcaa from Camelina sativa cultivar DH55 chromosome 9, Cs, whole genome shotgun sequence encodes:
- the LOC104715940 gene encoding B3 domain-containing protein REM14, with the translated sequence MSFVRANGLDRRCGEIILMNEKGRSWSVSLKRRSCGTTYIRGGGWRSFCQANGLRAGDFSSFKLIQRGGTLGLRISPGEIEEEDCLSEGNVVKSRSIWKASSSESQNRFVTVTLTPYNIRESKLTLPIPFTKVNGLQKAKKMSFLDKHGVKWSTKMCFEVERNRMGLAGGWKEFCNANGVKIGESIILELVWGADRSSVLKFCSKVKQETN